One window of the Eucalyptus grandis isolate ANBG69807.140 chromosome 6, ASM1654582v1, whole genome shotgun sequence genome contains the following:
- the LOC120294586 gene encoding 39S ribosomal protein L41, mitochondrial-like, with the protein MPLGLILGLGRAFRRKRTSSLDILSSKRAPRNYYKGKNCKPTGFHTHKGGYVLLQEKLPNYVVPDLTDFKLKPYVSQCPIEVETTEGTDAAK; encoded by the exons atgccACTGGGATTGATACTAGGGTTGGGAAGGGCATTTAGGAGGAAGCGTACATCATCACTCGATATTCTTTCTTCAAAACGTGCTCCAAGAAATTACTACAAGGGAAAGAATTGCAAGCCAACTGGTTTTCACACCCACAAAG GTGGATATGTTCTGCTGCAGGAGAAACTACCAAACTATGTAGTTCCCGATTTGACTGACTTCAAG CTGAAACCTTATGTGTCTCAATGCCCAATAGAAGTCGAAACTACTGAGGGCACTGATGCAGCTAAATAG
- the LOC104447989 gene encoding O-fucosyltransferase 7: RAPYAPSPWSPCCPGTSACSPPGASFAPQFLKQYQRQGSEQSWTKELVPPQISKNSRSSRKINSAGWNLDFDKLWKPPSNRDFVPCISTNYTVPVASQGYLLVHTNGGLNQMRAGICDMVAVARIINATLVIPDLDKRSFWHDSSNFSDIFDEEHFISSLANDVKVVKKLPKELAKTTKLVKEFKSWSGMDYYHKEIAGMWEYYEVIRASKSDSRLANNNLPSAIQKLRCHACYGALRFAPRIEAMGKLLVERMRSYGRYIALHLRYEKDMLAFSGCTHGLSTAEAKELQIIRQKTAHWKNKNINSTEQRSKGYCPLTPKEVAIFLTALGYPTNTPIYIAAGDIYGGDSHMTELRSRYPMLMSKEKLASVEELEPFMNHASQMAALDYIVSVESDVFIPSYSGNMARAVGGHRRFLGHRKTISPDRKALVRLFDKIEQGTLKEGSRFSDRIAELHKKRQGSPRKRKGPISGTKGMDRFRSEEAFYENPLPDCLCRSELPEVNASADMR; encoded by the exons CGTGCGCCATATGCGCCGTCGCCCTGGTCGCCCTGCTGTCCGGGAACGTCCGCGTGCTCCCCGCCCGGGGCCTCCTTCGCTCCGCAGTTCTTGAAG CAATACCAGAGACAGGGGAGCGAGCAGAGCTGGACGAAGGAACTCGTTCCGCCTCAAATTTCGAAAAATTCACGGTCTTCTCGCAAG ATAAACAGCGCTGGCTGGAATTTGGATTTTGATAAGCTCTGGAAGCCTCCATCAAACCGTGATTTCGTGCCATGTATAAGCACAAATTATACAG ttCCTGTAGCATCGCAAGGTTACCTTCTAGTCCATACCAATGGCGGACTTAATCAGATGCGAGCTGGG ATATGTGACATGGTTGCTGTAGCTCGTATAATAAATGCTACTTTGGTGATTCCTGACCTAGATAAACGTTCTTTTTGGCATGATTCTAG CAACTTTTCTGATATCTTTGATGAAGAACATTTTATAAGCAGTTTGGCTAATGATGTTAAAGTTGTAAAGAAGCTTCCCAAGGAATTGGCTAAAACCACAAAGTTAGTGAAGGAATTTAAAAGTTGGTCTGGCATGGATTACTATCACAAAGAGATAGCTGGCATGTGGGAATATTATGAG GTAATACGAGCTTCAAAGTCAGATTCTCGTCTTGCAAATAATAATCTTCCATCAGCCATTCAAAAGCTACGCTGTCATGCTTGTTATGGAGCCCTTCGTTTTGCACCCCGTATTGAAGCAATGGGAAAG TTGCTGGTTGAGCGGATGAGATCTTATGGTCGATATATCGCTCTTCATTTGCGGTATGAGAAGGACATGCTTGCCTTTAGTGGGTGTACACATGGTTTATCAACAGCTGAAGCTAAAGAACTGCAGATAATAAG GCAGAAAACTGCGCATTGGAAGAATAAGAATATTAATTCTACTGAGCAGAGATCTAAAGGATACTGCCCTCTAACTCCAAAGGAGGTCGCAATTTTTCTCACAGCCCTTGGGTATCCAACCAATACACCCATATACATTGCTGCTGGAGATATATATGGAGGTGACTCTCATATGACTGAACTACGGTCCCGCTATCCAATGTTGATGAGCAAG GAAAAACTAGCATCAGTTGAGGAGCTGGAACCTTTTATGAACCATGCATCCCAGATGGCAGCACTGGATTACATTGTTTCTGTGGAGAGTGATGTGTTCATCCCATCCTACTCAGGAAATATGGCAAGGGCAGTCGGAGGTCACCGACGCTTTTTGGGGCATAGAAAGACAATATCACCGGACAG GAAAGCTCTTGTTCGTCTATTTGACAAAATTGAGCAGGGGACTCTGAAAGAAGGCAGTAGATTTTCGGATCGCATTGCCGAACTCCACAAAAAACG GCAAGGGTCCCCACGGAAGAGGAAAGGCCCCATCTCAGGAACAAAGGGCATGGATAGATTTCGTTCAGAGGAGGCATTCTACGAGAACCCTTTGCCAGATTGTTTATGCCGGAGTGAATTGCCTGAAGTGAATGCATCAGCTGACATGAGGTAG
- the LOC104447987 gene encoding thylakoid lumenal 29 kDa protein, chloroplastic has product MMGASFVSTVPSLLPLQAQVAPPSSSTSSSAASVRPPAARPVAVRCKTENGFADGGEELSRRDVLKLVGASVGIELMASSGSFVESARAADLIQRRQRSEFLSNVRGTLFTAIKGNPDLIPSLLMLALNDAMTYDKASKSGGPNGSIRFSSEISRPENKGLSAAMNLLEEAKKEIDSYSKGGPMSYADLIQYAAQSALKATFLASAIRKCGGNEEKGGLLYTAYGSSGQWGLFDKQFGRSDTTEPDPEGRVPQWEKASVKEMKDKFSAIGFGPRQLAVMSLFLGPDQTATETLLAADPDVSPWVQKYQRSRETVSETDYEVDLITTLTKLSSLGQQINYEAYTYPVPRVDFSKLKL; this is encoded by the exons ATGATGGGCGCGTCCTTCGTCTCCACCGTCCCTTCTCTGCTCCCGCTTCAAGCTCAAGtcgctcctccttcttcttccacctCGTCTTCCGCCGCCTCCGTCAGGCCCCCCGCCGCTCGTCCC GTTGCGGTTCGCTGCAAGACGGAGAACGGCTTCGCCGATGGCGGCGAGGAGTTGAGCCGACGAGACGTTCTTAAACTCGTCGGCGCTAGCGTCGGCATT GAACTGATGGCGAGCTCTGGATCATTCGTTGAATCGGCTCGTGCTGCTGATTTGATTCAACGCCGGCAGCGTTCCGAGTTTCTTT CAAATGTCAGGGGCACCCTTTTCACGGCTATAAAG GGAAATCCAGATCTCATCCCATCTTTACTGATGTTGGCATTAAATGATGCTATGACTTATGACAAG GCCTCAAAGTCTGGAGGCCCAAATGGATCCATAAGGTTCAG CTCAGAGATTAGCAGACCTGAGAATAAGGGCCTTTCAGCTGCCATGAACTTATTGGAGGAAGCTAAGAAGGAAATAGATTCATATTCCAAGGGCGGACCCATGTCCTATGCAGATCTTATACAGTATGCAG CGCAGAGTGCACTCAAGGCTACCTTTCTAGCTTCAGCCATTCGCAAATGTGGTGGGAATGAAGAGAAAGGGGGCTTGCTCTACACTGCCTATGGTTCCAGCGGACAG TGGGGCTTGTTTGACAAACAATTTGGGAGGTCAGACACCACGGAACCAGATCCAGAAGGTAGGGTCCCCCAGTGGGAGAAGGCCAGCgtgaaggaaatgaaagataaaTTCTCAGCCATTGGGTTTGGTCCTCGGCAG CTAGCAGTGATGTCTTTGTTTCTGGGTCCTGATCAGACAGCAACAGAGACATTATTAGCAGCCGATCCAGATGTGTCTCCATGGGTTCAAAAATACCAAAGAAGCCGAGAGACTGTGTCGGAGACAGATTATGAG GTCGATTTGATAACTACTCTGACCAAATTAAGCAGCTTGGGCCAACAAATCAATTACGAAGCGTACACCTACCCGGTTCCAAGGGTTGATTTCAGCAAGCTCAAATTGTGA
- the LOC104447986 gene encoding serine--tRNA ligase, chloroplastic/mitochondrial isoform X2, with the protein MKGKLEPSERQKLIEEGKNLKEGLVTLEEDLLRLTDELQQEAQCIPNMTHPDVPIGDEDCSTVRTTVGSPREFSFPIKDHLQLGKELDLFDFDAAAKVSGSKFYYLKNEAVMLEMALTNWTVSEVIKRGFIPLITPEIVRSSVVEKCGFQPRGENTQVYSIEGSDQCLVGTAEIPVGGIHMDSILADSQLPLKYVAFSHCFRTEAGAAGTASRGLYRVHQFSKVEMFVLCRPEESDSYHEELIRIEEELFSLLGLHFKTLDMATADLGAPAYRKFDVEAWMPGLGRYGEISSASNCTDYQSRRLGIRYRPSEPPSSTTPKKGKGNVPTQFVHTLNATACAVPRMIVCILENYQQEDGSVMIPEPLRPFMGGLERITPKSQ; encoded by the exons ATGAAAGGAAAGCTGGAGCCTTCAGAGAGGCAGAAACTTATAGAGGAAG GGAAGAATCTGAAGGAAGGGCTGGTTACTTTGGAAGAAGACCTGCTTAGGCTCACGGATGAGCTTCAGCAGGAAGCACAATGTATTCCTAATATGACTCATCCCGATGTTCCTATAGGAGATGAGGATTGCTCAACTGTTAGAACAACG GTTGGAAGCCCCCGTGAGTTCAGTTTTCCTATCAAGGACCATTTACAACTTGGCAAGGAACTTGACCTTTTCGATTTTGATGCTGCAGCAAAG GTCAGTGGATCGAAGTTCTACTACCTCAAGAATGAAGCAGTTATGCTAGAAATGGCTCTAACTAATTGGACAGTTTCTGAGGTTATTAAAAGGGGTTTCATACCTCTAATAACCCCAGAAATTGTGAGATCGTCTGTTGTTGAAAAGTGTGGCTTCCAACCTCGTGGAGAAAACACACAG GTTTATTCCATTGAGGGCAGTGATCAGTGTCTCGTTGGCACTGCTGAGATCCCTGTTGGTGGAATTCATATGGATTCCATTCTTGCTGACTCGCAGCTACCTTTGAAGTATGTGGCATTTTCCCATTGTTTTCGTACAGAGGCAGGTGCTGCCGGAACTGCATCTAG GGGTCTCTATCGTGTGCACCAATTTAGCAAGGTCGAGATGTTCGTTTTATGTCGACCAGAGGAAAGTGATTCGTATCATGAAGAGCTCAtcagaattgaagaagaactctTCTCATTGCTAGGATTACATTTTAA GACTTTGGATATGGCGACAGCAGATTTAGGTGCACCTGCTTATCGTAAGTTTGATGTGGAAGCATGGATGCCCGGTTTAGGACGATATGGAGAG ATATCAAGTGCTTCAAATTGTACGGACTATCAAAGTCGTCGATTAGGAATTCGGTATCGGCCATCAGAACCACCTTCCTCAACAACTCCTAAGAAGGGTAAAGGCAACGTTCCTACACAGTTTGTTCACACTTTGAATGCAACCGCCTGTGCAGTACCTCGGATGATTGTGTGCATACTGGAAAATTATCAGCAAGAGGATGGCTCCGTTATGATTCCCGAGCCATTGCGACCATTTATGGGCGGGCTTGAGCGAATTACTCCAAAATCCCAATAG
- the LOC104447986 gene encoding serine--tRNA ligase, chloroplastic/mitochondrial isoform X1, which translates to MRLGCCFGGAALHTLKLAALASPSSFPPSRSVLAPLLCSPRAALRFSPLARALSSAPAVQPAAPASSKDATKATSDGPLAKPQWNASIDFKWIRDNKDAVATNIRNRNSNADLELVLELYAKMLDLQKEVERLRGERNVVANKMKGKLEPSERQKLIEEGKNLKEGLVTLEEDLLRLTDELQQEAQCIPNMTHPDVPIGDEDCSTVRTTVGSPREFSFPIKDHLQLGKELDLFDFDAAAKVSGSKFYYLKNEAVMLEMALTNWTVSEVIKRGFIPLITPEIVRSSVVEKCGFQPRGENTQVYSIEGSDQCLVGTAEIPVGGIHMDSILADSQLPLKYVAFSHCFRTEAGAAGTASRGLYRVHQFSKVEMFVLCRPEESDSYHEELIRIEEELFSLLGLHFKTLDMATADLGAPAYRKFDVEAWMPGLGRYGEISSASNCTDYQSRRLGIRYRPSEPPSSTTPKKGKGNVPTQFVHTLNATACAVPRMIVCILENYQQEDGSVMIPEPLRPFMGGLERITPKSQ; encoded by the exons ATGAGACTCGGTTGTTGCTTCGGCGGCGCCGCCCTGCACACCTTGAAGCTCGCCGCTCtcgcttctccttcttcctttcctccGTCGCGCTCCGTCCTCGCTCCGCTCCTCTGCTCTCCGCGGGCGGCCCTTCGCTTCTCGCCCCTCGCCAGAGCCCTCTCTTCCGCTCCGGCGGTGCAGCCCGCCGCGCCCGCCTCGTCGAAGGACGCGACCAAGGCGACGTCCGACGGTCCGC TTGCGAAGCCGCAGTGGAATGCGTCGATCGACTTCAAATGGATCAGGGACAACAAGGACGCCGTTGCCACCAACATCAGGAACAGGAATTCAAATGCCGACTTGGAGCTCGTGCTCGAGCTCTATGCCAAGATGCTGGATCTTCAGAAG GAAGTGGAGCGTCTTCGCGGGGAGAGGAATGTGGTTGCAAACAAGATGAAAGGAAAGCTGGAGCCTTCAGAGAGGCAGAAACTTATAGAGGAAG GGAAGAATCTGAAGGAAGGGCTGGTTACTTTGGAAGAAGACCTGCTTAGGCTCACGGATGAGCTTCAGCAGGAAGCACAATGTATTCCTAATATGACTCATCCCGATGTTCCTATAGGAGATGAGGATTGCTCAACTGTTAGAACAACG GTTGGAAGCCCCCGTGAGTTCAGTTTTCCTATCAAGGACCATTTACAACTTGGCAAGGAACTTGACCTTTTCGATTTTGATGCTGCAGCAAAG GTCAGTGGATCGAAGTTCTACTACCTCAAGAATGAAGCAGTTATGCTAGAAATGGCTCTAACTAATTGGACAGTTTCTGAGGTTATTAAAAGGGGTTTCATACCTCTAATAACCCCAGAAATTGTGAGATCGTCTGTTGTTGAAAAGTGTGGCTTCCAACCTCGTGGAGAAAACACACAG GTTTATTCCATTGAGGGCAGTGATCAGTGTCTCGTTGGCACTGCTGAGATCCCTGTTGGTGGAATTCATATGGATTCCATTCTTGCTGACTCGCAGCTACCTTTGAAGTATGTGGCATTTTCCCATTGTTTTCGTACAGAGGCAGGTGCTGCCGGAACTGCATCTAG GGGTCTCTATCGTGTGCACCAATTTAGCAAGGTCGAGATGTTCGTTTTATGTCGACCAGAGGAAAGTGATTCGTATCATGAAGAGCTCAtcagaattgaagaagaactctTCTCATTGCTAGGATTACATTTTAA GACTTTGGATATGGCGACAGCAGATTTAGGTGCACCTGCTTATCGTAAGTTTGATGTGGAAGCATGGATGCCCGGTTTAGGACGATATGGAGAG ATATCAAGTGCTTCAAATTGTACGGACTATCAAAGTCGTCGATTAGGAATTCGGTATCGGCCATCAGAACCACCTTCCTCAACAACTCCTAAGAAGGGTAAAGGCAACGTTCCTACACAGTTTGTTCACACTTTGAATGCAACCGCCTGTGCAGTACCTCGGATGATTGTGTGCATACTGGAAAATTATCAGCAAGAGGATGGCTCCGTTATGATTCCCGAGCCATTGCGACCATTTATGGGCGGGCTTGAGCGAATTACTCCAAAATCCCAATAG
- the LOC104447985 gene encoding VQ motif-containing protein 9 yields the protein MENSHHSSAESAAPSAEHYLKHLNKMSHKISKPPLKKHPLDSLPNQPDQSLTQSPAAVNQNQPAQQLQAPPPPQPPQQPPVYNINKNDFRDVVQKLTGSSAHERAPTPPPPQPPQPPQQQQQQLPVQASKPPSSRLHRIRPPPLVQLINRPNGLVSQQQQQQQQQSSMLNPNMLHPMNSLNATMNPNHVISSGFNPMGRPAAPLSPLPPLPSVHAAAESPVSAYMRRLQSSMPAVDPRPDQFTGFGPLAPLASPRWSNLAPPPPPQQQQQQQQQVAAAPGEGSIPTPPEPAAQLQLPPYSPMPFGCLNSPRSGYPLLSPGFLFSPTSGQLGFPQLPLSPTVPVPSPRDRGL from the coding sequence ATGGAGAATAGCCATCATTCCTCCGCGGAATCCGCCGCCCCTAGCGCCGAGCACTACCTCAAGCACCTCAACAAGATGTCTCACAAGATCTCCAAGCCCCCGCTCAAGAAGCACCCTCTGGACTCGCTTCCGAATCAGCCCGATCAGTCCCTGACCCAGAGTCCAGCCGCGGTCAACCAGAACCAGCCGGCCCAGCAGCTTCAGGCGCCGCCTCCGCCCCAGCCGCCGCAGCAGCCGCCCGTGTACAACATCAACAAGAACGACTTCCGCGACGTCGTCCAGAAGCTCACCGGCTCGTCCGCCCACGAAAGAGCCCCcaccccgccgccgccgcagccgccgcagccgccgcagcagcagcagcagcaactgcCGGTTCAAGCTTCGAAGCCGCCGAGCTCTCGGCTGCACCGGATCCGGCCTCCGCCCCTGGTGCAGCTCATCAACCGCCCCAACGGCCTCGTTtcgcagcaacagcagcagcagcagcagcaatcGTCCATGCTGAATCCGAACATGCTGCACCCCATGAACTCCTTGAACGCGACTATGAACCCCAACCACGTCATTAGCTCCGGCTTCAACCCGATGGGAAGACCGGCAGCGCCCCTTTCGCCACTGCCGCCGCTCCCGTCCGTACACGCGGCGGCGGAATCGCCCGTATCCGCCTACATGCGGCGCCTTCAGAGCTCGATGCCCGCCGTGGATCCCAGACCCGACCAGTTCACCGGGTTCGGCCCGCTGGCTCCCCTGGCCTCGCCCCGGTGGAGCAATTtggctcctcctccgccgccgcagcagcagcagcagcagcagcagcaggtgGCGGCGGCTCCCGGCGAGGGTTCGATCCCTACTCCACCCGAACCGGCGGCACAGCTGCAGCTCCCGCCGTATTCGCCGATGCCATTCGGGTGCTTGAACTCGCCACGGTCTGGCTACCCTCTGCTCTCCCCGGGGTTCCTGTTCTCGCCGACGTCGGGGCAGCTCGGGTTTCCGCAGCTCCCTCTGTCTCCTACGGTGCCCGTGCCCAGCCCTAGAGACAGAGGACTTTAG
- the LOC104447984 gene encoding 14-3-3-like protein, which produces MATAPSAREENVYMAKLAEQAERYEEMVEFMEKVAAAAAAADAEELTVEERNLLSVAYKNVIGARRASWRIISSIEQKEESRGNEDHVAAIRDYRSKIESELSGICAGILKLLDSRLIPAAASGDSKVFYLKMKGDYHRYLAEFKTGAERKEAAESTLTAYKAAQDIANTELAPTHPIRLGLALNFSVFYYEILNSPDRACSLAKQAFDEAIAELDTLGEESYKDSTLIMQLLRDNLTLWTSDMQEDGADEIKEAPKADEQQ; this is translated from the exons ATGGCGACGGCACCATCGGCGCGCGAGGAGAACGTGTACATGGCGAAGCTGGCGGAGCAGGCGGAGCGCTACGAGGAGATGGTGGAGTTCATGGAGaaggtcgccgccgccgccgccgccgccgacgccgagGAGCTCACCGTCGAGGAGCGCAACCTCCTCTCCGTCGCCTACAAGAACGTCATCGGCGCCCGCCGCGCCTCCTGGCGCATCATCTCCTCCATCGAGCAGAAGGAGGAGAGCCGCGGCAACGAGGACCACGTCGCCGCCATCCGCGACTACCGCTCCAAGATCGAGTCCGAGCTCTCCGGCATCTGCGCCGGCATCCTCAAGCTCCTCGACTCCCGCCTCatccccgccgccgcctccggcGACTCCAAGGTCTTCTACCTCAAGATGAAGGGCGACTACCACCGGTACCTCGCCGAGTTCAAGACCGGCGCCGAGCGCAAGGAGGCCGCCGAGAGCACCCTCACCGCCTACAAGGCCGCTCAG GACATTGCCAACACGGAGCTTGCTCCGACTCACCCAATCCGGCTCGGACTAGCCCTCAACTTTTCTGTTTTCTACTATGAGATTCTGAATTCTCCTGACCGTGCTTGCAGTTTGGCCAAGCAG GCTTTTGATGAAGCAATTGCTGAGTTGGATACACTTGGAGAGGAGTCTTACAAAGACAGCACTTTGATTATGCAACTTCTTCGCGACAACCTCACCTTGTGGACTTCCGACATGCAG GAAGACGGTGCAGACGAGATTAAAGAAGCACCGAAGGCTGATGAACAGCAGTGA